A genomic segment from Neobacillus sp. YX16 encodes:
- a CDS encoding transglutaminaseTgpA domain-containing protein produces MKRNFQAFLVYLLGFLLLWEWLRPVEQLTQTDHIEMFVIFILLSFAVSFLKLKWIWQMILKIWFILFSVHMFHYNTGFFQFSWLSSFLSDWTTNFSIILALNWLGITNEFRTLLFFILLWLMVYLVNYWLLKRQRIFIFFFMTLIYITVLDTFTLYSAKTAIVRTVVVGFAVMGMLTYYRILAKEEVSADSIITRKWMRPLVIMIAFSVIVGIIAPKFEPIWPDPVPYLQAAGNKGGDDANGTGVSKVGYGTDDTQLGGPFIGDDSTVFKTEARQKNYWKVETKDHYTGKGWIPSSSTSFQIGGDEVIPVSSIPSTVETREESARLFLFMDYEHLIYPAGIQRVQFERSYTLEIDSTKEKISIFGFDSKPIAPDAYTVEYKIPQYEASKLRETSVVDPGQISTEFLAQYTQLPENLPERIKELAQSITEGETNWFDKAKAIERHFSGSDFRYDQKNVAVPEEEDDYVDQFLFDTKVGYCDNFSTSMAVLLRTLGIPTRWVKGYTGGDFLEYSEGDTSKSIYEITNNNAHSWVEVYFPNQGWVPFEPTKGFTNDVSISFTNPDGTPAATETTAQPAPKPQQNLEEDSSSSENKDNSFSFTGFWLSIKIFFNSNWKLILLVSAIVVGAAGLLYRSRGKWIPRLYLLQFRLRKKDENIGKAYLILLEQLERYGLKRNDGQTLRNYARYIDTFFASREMSKLTDRYEQYLYHQKLPEGSWKDSYELWENLIKKTIA; encoded by the coding sequence ATGAAAAGAAATTTTCAAGCTTTTCTTGTATATTTATTGGGATTTTTGCTTTTATGGGAATGGTTGCGTCCGGTGGAGCAATTAACTCAAACGGACCATATTGAAATGTTTGTTATTTTTATTCTCCTTTCTTTTGCAGTATCGTTCTTAAAACTAAAGTGGATTTGGCAAATGATTTTAAAAATTTGGTTTATCCTCTTTTCAGTTCATATGTTTCATTATAATACTGGATTCTTTCAATTTAGCTGGTTGTCTTCCTTTTTAAGTGATTGGACTACTAATTTTAGTATAATTTTAGCTCTAAATTGGTTGGGAATAACAAATGAATTTCGAACACTTTTGTTCTTTATTTTGCTTTGGTTAATGGTTTACTTAGTGAACTATTGGCTCTTGAAACGGCAAAGGATTTTTATTTTCTTCTTTATGACACTTATTTATATAACGGTTTTGGATACTTTTACGCTGTATAGTGCGAAAACAGCGATTGTCCGGACGGTTGTTGTGGGCTTTGCTGTCATGGGGATGTTAACCTATTACAGAATCTTGGCTAAGGAAGAGGTAAGTGCAGATTCTATTATTACTCGAAAATGGATGAGACCCTTAGTGATAATGATAGCTTTTAGCGTTATTGTTGGGATTATTGCGCCTAAGTTCGAACCAATATGGCCAGACCCTGTTCCATATCTTCAGGCTGCTGGCAATAAAGGCGGAGATGATGCAAATGGAACGGGTGTTTCAAAAGTTGGCTACGGTACCGACGATACTCAATTAGGCGGCCCTTTTATTGGCGACGACAGTACCGTATTTAAGACCGAAGCCAGGCAAAAGAATTATTGGAAGGTAGAAACAAAGGATCATTATACGGGGAAAGGGTGGATTCCTTCTAGTTCAACTTCTTTCCAAATAGGTGGGGATGAGGTAATACCTGTTTCCTCCATCCCATCAACGGTAGAAACCAGGGAAGAATCTGCAAGATTATTCTTATTTATGGATTATGAGCACCTCATTTACCCTGCAGGAATCCAAAGGGTGCAATTTGAACGCAGCTATACCTTGGAGATAGACTCAACGAAGGAAAAGATTTCAATCTTCGGTTTTGATTCTAAGCCTATTGCTCCTGATGCTTATACAGTTGAGTATAAAATTCCACAATATGAAGCAAGTAAGTTAAGGGAGACTAGTGTTGTCGACCCTGGACAGATAAGTACAGAATTCCTTGCCCAATATACACAGCTGCCGGAGAATCTTCCTGAAAGAATTAAGGAATTAGCACAAAGTATTACCGAAGGTGAAACAAACTGGTTTGATAAAGCAAAAGCAATCGAGCGGCATTTTAGTGGCTCTGATTTCCGTTATGATCAAAAGAATGTGGCTGTTCCTGAAGAAGAAGATGATTATGTCGATCAATTCTTATTTGATACAAAAGTAGGGTATTGTGATAATTTTTCCACCTCGATGGCGGTTCTGCTTCGAACATTAGGAATACCTACTCGTTGGGTAAAAGGGTATACCGGTGGGGATTTTCTGGAATATAGTGAAGGGGATACTTCGAAATCAATCTATGAAATTACCAATAATAATGCACATTCATGGGTAGAAGTTTATTTCCCTAACCAAGGCTGGGTTCCCTTTGAACCAACTAAGGGTTTTACAAATGACGTTTCGATTAGTTTTACAAATCCAGATGGAACACCTGCTGCTACGGAAACAACTGCTCAGCCAGCACCAAAACCACAGCAGAATCTGGAGGAAGATAGCAGCAGTTCGGAGAATAAGGATAATTCTTTTTCATTTACTGGTTTCTGGTTGAGTATAAAAATATTTTTTAATAGTAACTGGAAATTAATTTTATTAGTATCCGCAATAGTTGTTGGGGCAGCGGGCCTTCTGTATCGATCCCGAGGAAAGTGGATTCCGCGTCTATATTTACTTCAGTTCCGATTAAGAAAAAAGGATGAAAACATTGGTAAGGCTTACCTCATTCTTCTTGAGCAACTGGAGCGTTATGGACTAAAACGTAATGATGGCCAAACACTTAGAAATTATGCACGATACATTGATACCTTCTTTGCATCTAGGGAGATGTCAAAGCTAACCGATAGATATGAGCAATATCTATATCACCAGAAACTTCCTGAGGGAAGCTGGAAAGATTCATATGAATTGTGGGAAAATTTAATTAAAAAGACAATTGCTTGA
- the guaA gene encoding glutamine-hydrolyzing GMP synthase — protein MTNTDLIVVLDFGSQYNQLITRRIREFGVYSELHPHTITAEEIRKMNPKGIIFSGGPNSVYDENSFRCDEEIFEMGLPILGICYGMQLMTVHFDGKVEKAKNREYGKAVMNLQNQTKLFHDMPEEQVVWMSHGDLVVEAPAGFTVDGTNPSCPISAMSNEERKLYAVQFHPEVRHSVYGNELLKNFVFNVCECKGDWSMGNFIEVEMAKIREQVGDKKVLCALSGGVDSSVVAVLIHKAIGDQLTCIFVDHGLLRKNEAESVMKTFAEGFHMNVIKVDAKERFLSKLEGVSDPEKKRKIIGNEFIYVFDDEATKLEGIDFLAQGTLYTDIIESGTATAQTIKSHHNVGGLPEDMQFKLIEPLNTLFKDEVRAVGTELGIPDDIVWRQPFPGPGLGIRVLGAISDDKLEIVRESDWILREEIKKAGLDREIWQYFTVLPDIRSVGVMGDARTYDYTIGIRAVTSIDGMTSDWARIPWDVLEVISTRIVNEVSHVNRVVYDITSKPPATIEWE, from the coding sequence TTGACAAATACAGATTTGATTGTTGTTTTAGACTTTGGAAGCCAGTATAACCAGTTGATCACACGCAGGATTCGTGAGTTCGGTGTCTATAGTGAACTTCATCCACATACGATTACCGCTGAGGAAATTAGAAAAATGAATCCAAAGGGAATCATTTTTTCAGGCGGACCGAATAGTGTATATGATGAGAACTCATTCCGCTGCGATGAGGAAATTTTTGAAATGGGTCTGCCTATCTTAGGAATTTGCTATGGTATGCAGCTAATGACTGTTCACTTTGATGGGAAGGTTGAAAAAGCGAAGAACCGTGAGTATGGGAAAGCGGTGATGAATCTCCAAAATCAGACGAAGCTTTTCCATGATATGCCTGAGGAGCAAGTGGTTTGGATGAGTCATGGAGATTTGGTTGTCGAAGCACCAGCTGGTTTTACCGTTGACGGAACAAACCCATCCTGCCCTATTTCGGCGATGAGTAATGAGGAACGAAAATTATACGCTGTTCAATTCCATCCAGAAGTTCGTCACTCCGTATATGGAAATGAGCTGCTTAAGAATTTCGTTTTTAATGTTTGTGAGTGTAAAGGCGATTGGTCGATGGGGAACTTCATTGAAGTGGAAATGGCAAAGATTCGTGAGCAGGTTGGAGATAAGAAAGTACTTTGTGCCCTTAGCGGTGGAGTAGACTCTTCTGTTGTTGCTGTTCTCATTCACAAAGCAATCGGAGATCAGCTAACCTGTATCTTTGTTGACCACGGGCTTCTTCGTAAAAATGAAGCGGAAAGTGTCATGAAGACCTTTGCAGAAGGCTTCCATATGAATGTCATTAAAGTGGATGCAAAGGAACGTTTCTTATCTAAGCTAGAAGGGGTCTCAGATCCTGAGAAAAAGCGAAAAATTATTGGCAATGAATTCATTTATGTATTCGATGATGAAGCAACAAAGCTTGAAGGGATTGACTTCTTAGCACAAGGAACGCTGTATACCGATATCATCGAAAGCGGAACAGCAACTGCACAAACGATTAAATCTCATCATAATGTCGGCGGATTGCCTGAGGATATGCAATTTAAATTAATCGAACCATTGAATACCCTTTTTAAAGATGAAGTCCGCGCCGTTGGTACGGAGCTTGGAATTCCAGATGATATAGTTTGGAGACAGCCATTCCCTGGACCAGGTCTTGGAATTCGTGTTTTAGGAGCGATTTCTGATGATAAACTTGAAATTGTTCGTGAATCCGACTGGATCCTAAGGGAAGAAATAAAGAAGGCTGGACTTGATCGTGAAATATGGCAATACTTTACTGTACTGCCAGACATTCGCAGTGTTGGTGTAATGGGCGATGCCAGAACATATGATTATACAATCGGTATTCGCGCTGTTACATCCATTGATGGAATGACGTCTGACTGGGCCCGTATCCCATGGGATGTGCTTGAAGTTATATCAACTCGGATTGTAAATGAAGTTTCACATGTTAACCGTGTGGTCTATGACATTACAAGTAAGCCACCTGCAACAATTGAATGGGAATAA
- a CDS encoding NCS2 family permease: MQKYFMFKELGTNYRREIIGGMTTFLAMAYILVVNPLTLTLSSVKDYPDALRMDYGAVFVATALAAAIGSIVMGLLGKYPLALAPGMGLNAFFAYTVVLGSGIPWQHALGAVFISGVFFFLLTLTGLREKLINAIPIELKHAVGAGIGLYITFIGLQSAGIVVNNDATLVGLGDLTAGPTLLAIFGIIVTVILMTRGFNGAVFLGMIITVIVGMIFNLIDTPDKIVDTVPSIAPTFGAAFSSFTDSSFYSMAMLGIILTLLFVDFFDNAGTLVAVANQAGMIKDNKLPRAGRALIADSVATTVGAVLGTSTTTSYIESSAGVAAGARTGFASLVTAALFILSLFFFPLLSVVTAAVTAPALIIVGALMVGSLGKIEWTKFEVAVPAFLTMIAMPLTYSIATGIAVGFIFYPITMIVKGKMKDVHPIMYFFFVIFILYFIFLQ, from the coding sequence ATGCAAAAGTATTTTATGTTTAAAGAATTAGGGACGAATTATCGTCGTGAGATTATTGGCGGCATGACTACCTTCTTGGCGATGGCCTATATATTAGTCGTTAACCCGCTTACTTTGACCCTTTCTAGTGTAAAGGATTATCCTGACGCACTTAGAATGGATTATGGAGCGGTATTTGTAGCAACGGCCTTAGCTGCTGCAATTGGATCCATTGTGATGGGATTACTCGGAAAGTACCCACTTGCTTTAGCGCCAGGTATGGGACTAAATGCCTTCTTTGCTTATACAGTTGTGTTAGGCAGCGGCATTCCATGGCAGCATGCTCTAGGTGCAGTATTCATTTCCGGAGTATTTTTCTTCTTATTAACACTTACAGGATTACGTGAGAAATTAATTAATGCGATTCCGATTGAGTTAAAGCATGCAGTTGGAGCCGGTATTGGTTTATATATTACCTTTATTGGATTGCAAAGTGCCGGTATTGTAGTAAACAATGATGCGACCCTTGTAGGATTAGGTGATTTGACAGCTGGACCAACTTTACTAGCAATTTTCGGAATCATTGTGACGGTTATTCTGATGACTAGAGGGTTTAATGGAGCAGTATTTCTCGGAATGATTATAACTGTTATCGTAGGAATGATCTTTAACTTAATTGACACACCAGATAAAATTGTCGATACCGTTCCAAGTATAGCACCTACATTTGGAGCCGCGTTTTCTTCTTTTACCGATAGTTCGTTTTACTCAATGGCCATGCTTGGAATTATCTTGACGCTATTGTTTGTCGATTTCTTTGATAATGCTGGGACACTTGTAGCAGTGGCGAATCAAGCAGGAATGATCAAAGACAATAAATTACCACGTGCAGGAAGAGCTTTAATTGCTGACTCAGTAGCAACAACTGTTGGTGCAGTCCTTGGTACATCAACAACAACGTCTTATATTGAATCATCTGCCGGGGTAGCAGCGGGTGCAAGAACAGGTTTTGCTTCACTTGTTACCGCAGCATTGTTTATTCTATCACTGTTCTTCTTCCCGTTATTATCAGTAGTAACAGCGGCAGTTACAGCACCAGCCTTAATCATTGTTGGGGCGTTGATGGTAGGTTCGTTAGGGAAAATTGAATGGACGAAATTTGAAGTTGCTGTACCAGCCTTCCTTACTATGATTGCTATGCCTTTGACATATAGCATTGCAACAGGGATTGCTGTAGGATTTATCTTTTACCCAATTACGATGATTGTTAAAGGCAAAATGAAAGATGTTCATCCGATTATGTATTTCTTCTTTGTCATTTTCATTCTATACTTCATTTTCTTACAATAG
- a CDS encoding ABC transporter ATP-binding protein, which translates to MLNVRELGKSFGKLEAVKGVSFSVEKGESFSLLGPNGAGKSTTINMITGLYPPTSGSIQIKGVDVIKNPKKAQKSIGVVPQEIALYETLSARENLKFWGRMYDLSGNALEKAVDEVLEIIGLTDRAKDKINTFSGGMKRRVNIGAAILHKPDVLIMDEPTVGIDPQSRNHILNTVKSLNQNGMTIIYTSHYMEEVEYLCERIGIIDHGELIACGTLRELRETIGDRSRIIISLDKERSNHLEIIGLLEGLAVEKDILIKDKLLTVFHKEPQAILSDLIQLVTKDGTKITSVEIVEPNLESVFLHLTGRSLRD; encoded by the coding sequence ATACTAAACGTTCGGGAGCTTGGAAAAAGCTTTGGGAAGTTAGAAGCAGTGAAGGGTGTTTCCTTTTCGGTGGAGAAAGGCGAGTCCTTCAGTCTACTTGGACCGAATGGTGCGGGCAAATCCACTACAATCAACATGATAACCGGTTTATACCCTCCGACCTCAGGGAGTATTCAAATAAAAGGTGTTGATGTTATCAAAAATCCAAAAAAAGCCCAAAAATCGATAGGGGTTGTCCCTCAAGAAATTGCACTCTATGAGACATTATCAGCAAGGGAGAATCTGAAATTTTGGGGGAGGATGTATGATTTGTCTGGAAATGCTCTTGAAAAAGCTGTTGATGAAGTTCTTGAAATCATTGGGCTGACAGACCGAGCCAAGGACAAAATCAATACCTTTTCGGGCGGAATGAAACGGCGGGTTAATATTGGTGCTGCCATTTTACATAAACCAGACGTATTAATCATGGATGAACCTACAGTTGGAATCGATCCGCAGTCAAGAAATCATATTCTCAATACCGTAAAATCCTTAAATCAAAATGGAATGACTATTATCTATACTAGTCACTATATGGAAGAAGTGGAATACCTTTGCGAACGGATTGGGATAATAGACCACGGAGAGTTAATTGCCTGTGGAACCCTTCGAGAGTTGAGGGAGACTATCGGTGACCGGTCAAGAATTATCATCTCTTTGGATAAAGAAAGGTCGAACCATTTAGAGATTATTGGTTTACTAGAAGGTTTGGCGGTGGAAAAAGATATCCTGATAAAAGACAAATTGCTTACTGTTTTTCATAAAGAACCGCAAGCGATTCTAAGTGATTTAATCCAGCTGGTGACAAAAGACGGGACGAAGATTACATCTGTGGAAATTGTTGAACCCAACCTAGAAAGTGTCTTTTTGCATTTAACTGGAAGAAGCTTAAGAGATTAG